ATTGGATGTTACCAAATCCACAGAGTTAGAGGAAAACGTAAGTAAAATCATTGATGAAGAAGGTGTTCGAAATATTATCATGAATTTAGAAAACGTGGAATATATGAGTTCTTCAGGGTTTCGTGTTAGTATTTCTTTACTGAGAAAATTAAAAACTCTAAATGGAAATCTTAGGTTGTGTAATATACGCCCTTCTGTAAAACGTATTTTTGATGTGATTGAACTTACAAGTTTATTTGAAATTTACG
The genomic region above belongs to Leptospiraceae bacterium and contains:
- a CDS encoding STAS domain-containing protein, producing MLKRKKVGNTVIVYPEGRLDVTKSTELEENVSKIIDEEGVRNIIMNLENVEYMSSSGFRVSISLLRKLKTLNGNLRLCNIRPSVKRIFDVIELTSLFEIYENEDEALKGLN